The Mobula hypostoma chromosome 16, sMobHyp1.1, whole genome shotgun sequence DNA window TCGTGGATTTTAAGAACATGAAGTTCAAGATAGAAAATTGAAATGATTTCTGCAAGAGTAGAAACATGGCTGGAAGCAACATGGCATGTCAAAGTTCCTTCGCATTGGCTTCAAGCATGCTTAGATTGGATTCAACAAGAGAACCAAGGTACTAATTTAACACAGGCCGTTATCAATAAACAAGTATTTGAGCAATGGCTTCTTACTGACCTCAGGGATCTGGACTACCAAATTTTGCCAGATGGAATCTCAGAAATGCATAAAAGTGAGCTCAGTGGATTTTACTGTTTGCAAGTTGATTCATTGGTTGATGTCAGTCAACCTGCATACAGCCAGCTGCAAAAAGTTAGGGGTAAGGACATCACTAATGAACAAGTAACTTCAACAGAAATATCTCAGAGATCTTGGGAAGCCAAACCAACTAGAATGTTAATGTTGCAATTAACTGATGGAGTCCAGGAGCTCCAAGCAATGGAATACCAACCTgtaactgctcttcattgcaacCTATCACCGGGCACAAAAATCTTGTTGCTGGGTAATATTGCTTGCCGATTAGGAGTCCTGCTGCTGAAACCTGAAAATGTGAGGGTCCTTGGGGGTGAAGTGGAGACCCTTGTGGAAGAAAATTCCAAAGAGAGAATACTTGCAAGGTTAATTGGAGAATCAGATGATGCTGCTGTAACAAGAATGAATAGTAATGGTCAACCTATTGTTGAAAGGACTAATGGGATGCCACTACTGCTGGAACCTTCCGATGATGAGCTATTAGCTGGCTTTGATGATGATGATCTGTTTTTGGACCCCAATTTGGATTCTGAAAGTGGATATGGTAGTAAGACAGGCAATTTGAGCAGTGTCTCAGATAGTATACAGCACCCAATCAGTGCTCTGGATGATCAAGAGCAACACAGGGAGTGCCAGTCATCACAAATGTCCAGAGAATTTCGAAGCGAAGATTTACAAGACAATGTTGATGAAGATTTTGATGAGTTTCCCTTGGATGAACTTGATGATGATTTGTTTACTACGGAAATGGAGCCAACTggagaaataaataaatcccCTAAATCTCACATATTGTTAGCAGGGGAATTGCAGAGAAGTAATAAAAGATGCATTGAATTTGTGGGAGAAAATAGCAAATCTAGCCTATGTCAAGAGCCAAGTGTAAAAGCTGTTGATATCTGTTCTGACCAGAGGTTACAAAGCCATCTTAAACATTTTACAAGCAGTAGATATACTGAAAATGCAGAGGAGTGTTCCATGCTAGGTAATTTAAATACTCAAAATTCACACTGTTTACTAAGAAAATCAGGCATTAACTCTGTGGATAGAAATATAAATATTGCCACTATGGAACAAGAATATAAACAGCATGTGGTATGTGACCTCCCTGACAAGAGACTATTTCATGTCACTAATTCTGAAAATGTGTATGTTACATCTGAATTAATTAGAAAATCTTCCAGCAGTGGAGATAGTAGTAAACAAACTTGTGAGCAAATAGGCAACTCAAAAGGAACAAGATATCACAGTGGTTCAATAGAATTGAAATCTCCACCATTTACATATCTAAAAATTCTTTTGGATAAGAAGCCTGATGTAAAAACTGTGGTACAAATCAAAGGCTTCATTGTTACATTACTTGACAAACTTACAAGTAATAGTGGTCTTTGGAGCATCAGAGCTAAAATATCAGATGGTACTGCCTACATGGATGTGGAACTTGAGGATGACATTTTAAGAAATCTAATTGGTTTCTCAGTAGATGAAATGAGAGTCTCAATAAAATGCCCCAACAAACAGAAAGAAGTGACTGCAGGGTTGCAGAAATGCCAACAGGAGTTGGTGGACCTTTGTTGTCTGATGACCATTGAATTTAATCCAATTCTTACTACTGCTAGAATTGTGACTCTCCATGAAGTAAGTGTAGATGATCTACAAGCATTGAAACATCGTGTACACAAAGAAAAGATTGTTAGATAGTTAACTAACTGGTGATATTGCCATATGTTCTCTCATGACGTGTTTAATCAAATGAAAATTAAATGTTTTTATGTTATTTGTGAAACTTACTATAAGGAATAAACTTTTCTAAAAAATActtcaaatttcttcagttttaaaCTTCTAGCAGAATGAATTATCTTTGTGTTTATTTGTAGTTTTTTGCCAAATGTAAGAAGACTAAAGTAATAGAAATTTTCAAATAATAGAAAGAAAATTCTGTTTGTTTTTGTCATAGAGTAATAAAGCcgggaaacaggctctttggcctgcCTGATCCATGGTGACCACAGCTTCCTCCCTGGTAGTTCCAGTGGCCTGCATTCTGCCCGTAACCCTACAAGCCCCTCCTCTCCATATACCTATACAAATGCCTCTTAAgtgttgtaattgtatctgctcAACCGCTTCCTTTGGCATCTCATTTTGGTACTGTCTATCCTCTGTGTAAAGATGTTACCTCTCAGGTttcttaaatctttcccttcttgtTCCACTTAGTTTAGGATTTagaactatgaaaatggacaagggagagccagtggatgtagtgtacctggactttcagaaagcctttgataaggtcccacataggagattagtgggcaaaattagagcacctggtattgggggtagtgtactgacatggatagaaaattggttggcggACAGGAAACAGAATAGGGATTAACGGgcccctttcagaatggcagggggtgactagtggggtacagcaaggctcggtgctgggaccgcagctatttacaatatacattaataatttagatgaagggattaaaagtaacattagcaaatttacagatgacacgaagctgggtggcagtgtgaaatgtgcggagggtgttgagataatgcaggatgacttggacaggttgggtgagtgggcagatgcagtttaatgtgtataaatgtgaggttatccactttggtggcaagaacaggaaggcagattactatttgaatggtgtcaagttaggaaaaggggaagtacaacgagatctaggtgtacatcagtcactgaaagcaagcatgcaggtaaaGCAGGCattgaagaaagctaatgacatgttggtcttcataacaagaggaattgagtataggagcaaagaggtccttctgcagttgtacagggccctggtgagaccacacctggagtattgtgtacagttttggt harbors:
- the rmi1 gene encoding recQ-mediated genome instability protein 1, with the protein product MISARVETWLEATWHVKVPSHWLQACLDWIQQENQGTNLTQAVINKQVFEQWLLTDLRDLDYQILPDGISEMHKSELSGFYCLQVDSLVDVSQPAYSQLQKVRGKDITNEQVTSTEISQRSWEAKPTRMLMLQLTDGVQELQAMEYQPVTALHCNLSPGTKILLLGNIACRLGVLLLKPENVRVLGGEVETLVEENSKERILARLIGESDDAAVTRMNSNGQPIVERTNGMPLLLEPSDDELLAGFDDDDLFLDPNLDSESGYGSKTGNLSSVSDSIQHPISALDDQEQHRECQSSQMSREFRSEDLQDNVDEDFDEFPLDELDDDLFTTEMEPTGEINKSPKSHILLAGELQRSNKRCIEFVGENSKSSLCQEPSVKAVDICSDQRLQSHLKHFTSSRYTENAEECSMLGNLNTQNSHCLLRKSGINSVDRNINIATMEQEYKQHVVCDLPDKRLFHVTNSENVYVTSELIRKSSSSGDSSKQTCEQIGNSKGTRYHSGSIELKSPPFTYLKILLDKKPDVKTVVQIKGFIVTLLDKLTSNSGLWSIRAKISDGTAYMDVELEDDILRNLIGFSVDEMRVSIKCPNKQKEVTAGLQKCQQELVDLCCLMTIEFNPILTTARIVTLHEVSVDDLQALKHRVHKEKIVR